A part of Geoanaerobacter pelophilus genomic DNA contains:
- a CDS encoding YaaR family protein, with protein sequence MRIDDKLPSRNVDKKSQKSDARKGGLVGKSPFAASLTSVGEMLTNRAVELEELKREIEMAGDSLERDPSMANYKAFRELLTMLAKKVTAEAYKVELLGGSPSAPAYHEVIRVIDSHADSLYRMIISEQRDRINIAAKIEQIKGLVLSFRL encoded by the coding sequence ATGAGGATCGACGACAAGCTTCCGTCAAGAAATGTTGACAAAAAGTCGCAGAAGAGTGATGCCCGCAAGGGTGGTTTAGTGGGCAAGTCTCCCTTTGCCGCGAGCCTGACCAGCGTGGGGGAGATGCTGACTAACCGGGCCGTCGAACTGGAAGAGCTGAAGCGCGAGATCGAGATGGCTGGGGACAGTCTGGAGCGTGATCCGAGCATGGCAAACTACAAGGCGTTCCGGGAACTGCTAACGATGCTGGCAAAAAAGGTTACTGCCGAGGCTTACAAGGTGGAGCTTCTTGGCGGCTCCCCCAGTGCGCCGGCCTATCACGAGGTAATCCGGGTGATCGATAGCCATGCGGATTCGCTCTATCGGATGATCATCAGCGAACAAAGAGACCGGATCAATATCGCGGCGAAGATAGAGCAGATCAAGGGGCTGGTCCTCAGTTTCAGGTTATAG
- a CDS encoding peptide chain release factor family protein → MKPFAVSEEKNRKLLELMAAVGMREEDIEERFIRSSGAGGQHVNKSATCVQLKHLPTGIEVKCMRDRSQSINRFLARRELAEKLAEKAGIATSRSSEQDKLRRRKASRNRKSRQKYAPPEASPDDKH, encoded by the coding sequence TTGAAACCGTTTGCCGTCAGTGAAGAGAAAAACCGGAAGCTGCTTGAGTTGATGGCTGCTGTCGGCATGCGTGAGGAAGATATCGAAGAGCGGTTTATCCGTTCCTCCGGCGCCGGAGGCCAGCATGTCAATAAAAGCGCCACCTGCGTCCAGTTGAAGCATTTGCCGACCGGCATTGAAGTCAAATGCATGCGGGACCGGAGCCAGTCGATCAACCGCTTCCTGGCGCGGCGGGAGCTGGCGGAAAAGCTTGCAGAAAAAGCCGGGATAGCAACCTCCAGAAGTTCAGAGCAGGACAAACTCCGGCGCCGGAAAGCATCGAGAAACCGCAAATCCCGCCAGAAATACGCACCCCCCGAGGCATCTCCAGATGATAAGCACTGA